From the genome of Thiovibrio frasassiensis:
GCGAACGGGAGATCCGGCGGGAACAGCTGGCAGCCAGCTTCCGCCGCCAGCAGGAGATGCTGGCCAAGGAGGAGGATTTCATCGCCCGCTTCGCGGCCCGCGCCTCCCATGCCTCCCAGGTGCAATCCCGGGTCAAGAAGCTGGAGAAGATCGAGCGCATCGAGCTGCCCGTGGAACAGCGGGTGATCAGTTTCGAATTCAACGAGCCGCCCCGCAGCGGCGACGACGTGGTACGCATGGAAGGACTGGCCAAGAGTTGGCCTCTGGACGGGGGCGGCGAACGGCCGGTGTTCAGCGGGATTTCCGGGGTGATCCAGCGGGGGGAAAAGGTGGCGGTGGTCGGGGTCAACGGCGCGGGCAAGTCTACTTTTCTTAAAGTATTGGCCGGCCAGACCGAGCCCAGCAGCGGCAGCGCCACCATCGGGGCCAATGTCAGCTTAGGCTATTTCAGCCAGCATGCCATGGATGTCCTGGTCCCGGAACGAACCGTCTTCGATACGGTGCAGGACGCCCTGCCCCAGGCCAATATCGGCACGGTGCGCAATCTCTGCGCCGCCTTTCTCTTTCAGGGCGATACGGTGGACAAACAGATCAAGCTGCTGTCCGGCGGCGAAAAAAGCCGGGTGGTGCTGGCCACCATGCTGGCGAAGCCGCTCAATTTCCTGATTTTAGACGAGCCCACCAACCACCTGGACATCCAGTCCCGGGAGATCCTGCTGGGCGCGCTGCAGAAATTCACCGGCACCGTGGTGCTGGTCAGCCATGACCGGCATTTTCTCCGCTCGCTGGTGAACCGGGTCATGGAAGTGGATCACGGAGAGATGCGGTCCTACGGGGGGGATTACGAATACTACCTGCGCAAATCGGGGCATCTGCCGCAATAACTGCGCGTTAGGCGCTGAGCCCCTTCTGCCGGGCGGCCCGTTCGAACATGAGGATCATCTGCGCCAGTTGCCGCTCCCCAGCGCTGGGCGGGATGAAATGGATACCGTAACTGGCGAATTTCGTCGTGCCGTTATCGGCCTTTCTGGCAATGGTTGCGGTTTCAAGCCTAACCAGCTGGCTCTCCACCCTTGCCGGCGCCCCGTATTCGTCTGCAGGCACCGCATGGTTGAGCTGGAGAGAGACCGCCTTAATATCGCTGGGCACCACCACCGGGGTTGCCTGCGGCAATCGGACCAGGACCCCGTTGGAGCTGAGGTCGTCAATCCGGCCGGCGAGCAACCATTTGCTGGCGGTCAGAAAGATGGCCATACTCTCGGCAGTGGGCACTACCCGGTAGGCATGCCGCCGCTGGATGATGGAAATCTCCGCCGGAAGCGCAAGCTCCAAATAGTCATCCTTCAAGCGAAAAATCCGGCTCTTGCCGACGATATTGCGGCCAAGCACATCACGAAACTGAAACTCCACCTCCTCGGTGGTGAATTTCGAACCCTTATCCCGCTTGGCCAGGATCAACCGCGCGGATGAGACCTTGACCACCCAGGCATCGCTGCGATGCCCATGCTGGACAATGCTCAGGGTTTTGCGCCGTTCCAGCATCTGCTCGAAGACCCGGCCGACAGCCCCCGCATCCCGAACAATCTCAACTTCAGACTCTTCCATCCCGTATAAAACTCCCTGCAACTCAGGTTCTTTCAGGTAACACCCGGAGACGACTCAAGGATACCAAGCTTTGCCCTCCCCGGTCAACAGCACCCCGTCCGGAAAAGGGAAAAAATGCTTTTTCCCCTTGCTTTTCCCCGCCGCTTTCACGACAATAGAAGCACGCCCCGATGGCCGCTTTTCACCCCCCTGCAGTTCCCCACAACTGCTCAGCGGCGAAGCCTCATCGGGGCTTCCTTATGCCCGGCTCAGCTGTGCTCGCGGGTCTTGCGGAAGACGATCTCCGGAAACAACTCCTGGACCCTGCCCAACCGCCATTCGCTTTCCGCCAGATAGGCCAGATGCCCCTCGGCGTCCAGGGCCAGATGGGCCAGGTTCTTGCTCTTGAACGCATCGAGCTTCTTGCGGTCCTCGCAGTCGATCCAACGGGCAGTCGCATAGCTCACCGGCTCATACACCGCGTCCACCCCGTATTCCGCCTTGAGTCGGGCCATGGTCACCTCAAACTGCAAAACCCCCACCGCGCCGAGAATATAGTCGCTGCCCATGGTCGGTCGAAAGAGCTGCACCGCGCCTTCCTCGGCCAGCTGCACCAGCCCCTTGTTCAGCTGCTTGATCTTAAGCGGATTCTTGATCAGCACCCGCCGAAAATGCTCGGGCGCAAAATTGGGGATGCCGGTGAACTTGAGGGGCTCCTTGTCGGAGAAGGTGTCGCCGATCTTGATGGTCCCATGGTTGTGGATGCCGATAATGTCGCCGGGCCAGGCCTCCTCCACATTGGTACGGTCCTGGGCCATGAAGATGGTGGCGTTGGCCAGGGCGACCTCCTTGCCGAGCCGGTGGTGCATGACCTTCATGCCCTTGGTGAACTTGCCGGAACAGATGCGGAAAAAGGCGATCCGGTCGCGGTGGGCCGGGTTCATGTTGGCCTGGATCTTAAAGGTGAAACCGGAAAAGGCTTCTTCGTCCGGGGAAACCATGCGGGTCGTGGTGGCGCGGGGTCCGGGCGGCGGGGCCAGCTCGACAAAGGCGTCCAGCAGCTCTTTCACCCCGAAGTTGTTGACGGCGCTGCCGAAGAAGACCGGCGTCTGGCTGGCCTTGAGATATTCCTTGTGGTCAAAGGGGCTGGCCGCCCCGGCCAGGAGTTCGAGGTCCTCGCGGAGCCGGTCTGCATAGCTGCCCAACATCTGCTCCAAAAGAGGGTCATCCAGGTCCTTGACCATGATGGAGTCTTGGGGCCGCCGGTCCTTGCTGGGGGTGAAGAGATTCAGCTCCTGGCGCATGATATTATACACCCCCTTGAAGCCCTTACCCATGCCGATGGGCCAGGTAAGGGGGGTACACTCGATCTGCAGCTTCTCCTCAATCTCGCTCAGGATATCGAGAGGCTCGCGGCCCTCGCGGTCCAGCTTGTTGATGAAGGTGATCACCGGGGTATTGCGCATCCGGCACACTTCCATGAGCTTCTCGGTCTGGGCCTCGACCCCCTTGGCGCTGTCGATGACCATCAGGGCGCTGTCCACCGCGGTGAGTACCCGGTAGGTATCCTCGGAAAAATCCTTATGCCCGGGGGTGTCCAGCAGGTTGACCTCAAAGTCGCGGTAGTTGAACTGCATCACCGAGGTGGTCACCGAAATGCCCCGCTCCTTCTCGATCGCCATCCAGTCGCTGACCGCATGGTTGTCGGTTTTGCGCGACTTGACCGCCCCGGCCATCTGGATGGCCCCGCCAAAGAGCAGGAGCTTTTCCGTAAGGGTGGTCTTGCCCGCATCGGGATGACTGATGATGCCAAAGGTCCGGCGCCGCTTGATTTCTTTTTCCAATAGACTGCTCATGTGCTCCTTCTCTCTCTGCTTTCCAGGTCGAAACCCGACCCACGGAACAGCGTATATACTCCAAAAAACGCATTTTGTCAGCAAGTTCCGCAGAATCTCCGTCCGCAAAAACAGCGCCCTCTCCCCCTCCTCAGCGCAGCACCGGAGAAAAAACGACAACCACTCCTCCCTTGCCTCCCATGGCCTTGGGACGAATTTGCTTTATGCATCTCCGACTGGGGTGTATACTTTTTTTATTTCTTCCCCTTCTTTCTTTGTGGTGACCCCCTTGTCTTTCAAGAAAAAAACGACAACCCGAAAATCAAGCCCCAGCCAAGCCGGCAGCCCGCGCAAACCCTCTGCCCCCGGCCGGTCGTCTGGCGGCCGAAAAACAACACCGCGAGAAAAACCCTTCGGTCAAAAAAACCAACGGCCGGGAGCGGAGGCTGCTTCCCCTCGCGGCCATAGCTTCACCAGAGGCAAAAAACCGCAGTCGGCAAACTCCGACGAGGAATGGTTCGAAACGCCTTCCAGAGCATCCGGTCGCCCGCCCGCCAATAAGCGGAAAGCATCTCCCGACAAACCATTCGCCCAAAAAGGTCCTCGGCCGGACGCTGCTTCTTCACGCGGTCGTGCTTTCACCGGGGCCAGAAAACCACAAGCGGCACGATCCGAGGAAGAAAACTTCCGGAAACCTGCCACGGCTTCTGATCGCCCATCCAGCACCAAGAGAAAATCTCCGGCTGAAAGACCCTTCGAGAAAAAAAACCCCAGGCCCGGCGCTGCTTCCGCGCCCGGTCGCGGCAGAAAGCCGCGGGCGGAAAGTTGCGAATTCGGGGATGAACCCTGCCGTGCACCTGCCTCGTCACCCGACCGCCCACCCAGCCGCAAGAGAAAATCAGCACCCAAAAAAACCTTCGGCCCAAAAACCCGCAGGTCCGCCGCTGATTCCTCTCCCGATCGTGGATTTAAAAGCGCCGGAAAATCACAGCCGGAAAGATCCGAAGAGGAACTGTTTTGGGCCCCTGCCGAGCCAAGCGATCGCTCCTTTGCCACCTTTCTCAAACCGCTCATTCCGGCACCGGCTTCCCCGGAGGAGGCCCGGACCATTCTCTACAGCTCTCCCTTGGCCCATCTCGATTATTCCGTTGAGCTGCAGATTAAAGACCAGGGATTGCTCGCCTTCTGGAAACAACACCGCCTCGCCGGGCAGCCGGAACAGATAATCCGCTCCCCCAAAGCCCGGGGCTACCGCACGACCTCAAAACGCAAGGCCTTCCTCCACGGCTCCACCCTCTACCTGCTACTGGGGGACAAAGCCGCTCTGCCCAAAAACCGGCAGTATTTCACCGCCTCACCGCTTGAGCCCACAGAACACGAGGTTATCTACCGCTTTCTCCAGCAGAAGCTCAGCGAACCCGCCTTCCGGCTCATCGCCGGCCATCTCAACTATCTCATCATCCGCGGCAATTACACGGAACAGGCGGTAATCTTCAATGTGGACCTGATGAACGGGCCGCTGGTCCGCAAGATGAAACTGCTGAGCGCACATCTCCAGAAGCTTCCGGTCGCGGTCACCGCCGCTTTCGTCTACCTTGACCCCACCCAGTCCGACTACTATCTGGAGAGCAAACGCCCGGCGGAGACCCTCCATTTCAAAAAGCTCTTCGGCCCGGATCAGCTGGGGGCCACCTACTGCGGCTGCCGCTACCAGTTCCACCCGACCTCGTTTTCCCAGATCAACGAATCCATGGTGGAAACCATGCTGGAACGGGCCAAAGAGCTGCTGGCCCCGAGCCAGGAGCAAGCGCTCCTCGACCTGTACTGCGGCTACGGGCTGTTCAGCCATTTTCTCGCCCCCGCTTACCGGCAGGTGCTGGCCGTTGACGGCGAAGGCCCATCCATTCGGGCCGCCGAGGCCAATAGCCGGTTGAACCAGAAACGGGGCGGCCAGGCCAAATTTCTCGCCCATCGGATTACCGTCGGATATCTGGAAAAAACCCTGCCGCCCCCCATGGCCAACGAAACAATCCTCCTCGACCCGCCCCGCCAAGGCCCGCTCCCTGGGGTGATCGCCTCCCTGGCCCGGAGGAAGCCGAAAAAGGCCCTCCATATCTTCTGCGGGGTGGACCAGATCCCCCCCTCCCTGAGAGAATGGCAGGCCAACGGCTACCAGGTGCGGCGCATCGCCCCCCTGGACATGTTTCCCGGCTCGGCCAATCTCGAAATCATGATTCTGTTGGAACCAAAGGCGTGATCTCCAAGAGCGCATAATTTTAAGCGAGCAAGATCCCCATGGCCCAAAGCGTGTACATCGTGGCAATCGGCCCCCAGAGCGGCAAATCCGTGGTCGCCCTCGGCATTATGGAGCTCTTGTCCCGCCGTTTGCGCCGGGTCGGCTACTTTCGTCCCATCATTCCCTCGCATGCGGCCGCAGACAACAACCTGCAATTGATCAAATTACGGTACCGCCTTGCCTTTGACTACGATGAAATGTTCGCCCTCTCCCACGACGAGGCGCAGCATCTTACCGCCGAAGGGCGCACCGACCAGATCCTCAAAACCATTCTCAACAAGTACCGGCAGCTGGAAAGCAAGTGCGATTTTATCCTCTGCGAGGGCACCGATTTCAGCGGCCTTTCCCTGCCCTTTGAGTTCGAGTTCAACGCCGAGGTGGTGAACAACCTGGGCTGCACTATCATGTTGCTCTTGAACTGCCACAACAAATCCCCGGCAGACATCCTCGACGCCCTGCATGTAGCCCAAGATTCCTTCCTCAAGAAGGGGTGCACCATCCTGGCCAGCGTGGTCAACCGGGTCGACCCCCTGCTCATGGGGACGGTACGGGAAAAATTAACCGAATACGGCCAGGGCGCAGGGCCGGTATATATCCTGCCGGAGGAACCGTTTTTAGGCAAACCAACGGTGGGGGAGATCGCCAAGGCTCTCGACGCCCAGATTCTCATGTGCGATCCGGAAGAGATGAACCGCGAGGTGTCCGACTTCAAGGTGGCGGCCATGAATCTGCCCCATTTTCTCGACCATCTGGTGGAAGGCGACCTGATCATCGCGCCGGGCGACCGTTCGGATATCATCCTCGGCAGTCTGGCCGCCAACTTCTCCAGCACCTACCCGAGCATCGCCGGCTTGCTCCTCTCGGGCGGCTTCGTTCCGGACCCCCAGATTTCCCTGCTTCTTCAGGGCTTGAGCTACCGCGGCACTGTCCCCATCATCAGCGTGCAGACCGACACCTATACCACGGCCATGAACGCCAGCGCCGTACCTCCCATGCTGACCCCGGAAAACGACCGCAAGATTGCCGCCGCCCTGGGTCTTTTTGAGACACATATCGACCTGGCCGAGCTGGAAGGGAGGATCTCCCTTATAAAATCCACGCGGGTCACGCCGCTGATGTTCGAATACAACCTGGTGGAGATGGCCCAGAAGCAACGGCAACACATCGTCCTGCCCGAAGGCGCGGAGGAACGGATTCTGCGAGCCAGCGAGATGCTTACCCGGCGCGGGGTGGCACAGATCACCCTGCTGGGCGACCCCGCCGAGATTCGCTCCACGGCCAGCAATCTCGGCCTCAGCCTATCGGGCATCGAAATTATTGATCCGCTCACCTCCGCTTTGCGCACAGACTTTGCCCAAACCTATTTCGCGCTCCGCCAGCACAAGGGGATTACCGAAAAGACCGCCTTTGACACGGTGGGGGACGTCAACTACTTTGGCACCATGATGATCCACAAGGGGTTGGCCGACGGCATGGTTTCCGGGGCGGTGCACACCACCGGCGACACCATCCGCCCTGCTCTGCAGATCATCCGCACCCAGCCGGATGTTTCTCTTGTTTCCAGCGTCTTCCTGATGTGCCTTGCCGACCGGGTCCTGGTCTACGGCGACTGCGCGGTAAACCCAGAGCCCAACGCCCAGCAGCTGGCGGAGATCGCCATAAGTTCGGCGCAAACCGCCAAGCTCTATGGCATTGACCCCCTGGTCGCCATGTGCTCCTATGCCACGGGTGCCTCGGGCAAGGGCGCCGATGTGGACAAGGTGCGCGAGGCAACCCGGATCGCGAAAGAACTTCGGCCTGAGCTCAAGATCGAGGGACCGATCCAGTACGATGCCGCCGTGGACGCCGGGGTGGCGAAAACCAAGCTGCCGGAGAGCCAGGTGGCGGGCAAGGCCACGGTCTTCATCTTCCCGGATCTGAACACCGGCAACAACCTGTACAAGGCGGTACAGCGCTCGGCCAACGCCGTGGCCATCGGCCCGGTGCTCCAGGGGTTGAACAAGCCGGTCAACGACCTGAGCCGGGGCTGCACGGTGCCCGACATCGTCAACACCGTGGCCATCACCGCCATCCAGGCCCAGGCCGCCCGTACAAGCCAAGGAAAAACTCCATGAAGGTTCTGGTGCTCAATTCCGGCAGCTCATCCATCAAGTATCAGCTGTTCGACATGCGGGACGAATCGGTATTGGCCGCTGGCAGCATCGAACAGATCGGCGAACCGGGCAGCCACCTCAGTTACGCGCTCCCGACGGGCCAGCCCGAGATGAAAAAAGCGGTCCAAACCCTGCCGGTTCCCGATCATCACCAGGGCTTTCAACGCATCGCCGCAGTCCTGAAGGAAACCGGAGCCCTTGCCAACCCCGGAGAACTCCATGCCATCGGCCACCGGGTCGTGCACGGCGGGGAACAGTTCCAGAAACCCGCCCGGGTGACCCCGGCAGTCCTCAGCGCGATCCGGGAGTTGATCCCTTTGGCTCCGCTGCACAATCCGGCCAACCTCCTCGGGATAGAGGTCGCCCTGGAAAGCGCGCCCTTGGTGCCTCAGGTTGCCGTGTTTGACACCGCCTTCCATCAATCCTTGCCCAGCCACGCCTACCGCTACGCCATTCCCAAAAAGCTCTACGAAGCGCATCAGGTCCGCCGCTACGGCTTCCACGGGACCTCCCACTACTATGTGGCAAAAAAAGCGGCGGAGTTTCTGGGAAAACCGCTTGACTCCCTCAATCTGATCAGCCTGCATCTCGGCAACGGGGCAAGTGCCGCAGCCATCCAGCAGGGAATTTGCATCGATACCTCCATGGGGTTCACCCCTCTAGAAGGATTGATCATGGGCACCCGCTGCGGGGATCTTGACCCGGCAATCATCTTTTATCTCGTGCGGGAAACCGGTCTTTCCGCCGGCGAGATCGAGACAATCCTCAACAAGGAAAGCGGCCTCAAAGGAATTTGCGGGGCCAACGACATGCGCGCGGTGGGCGAGCTGGCAGAAAGGGGCAATCCGGAGGCGCAGCTTGCCATCCGCATGTACTGTTACCGGATCAAGAAATACATCGGCGCCTACCATGCGGTGCTGGGACGGCTGGACGGGCTGATCTTTACCGGCGGCATCGGGGAAAACGCCGATTTTATCCGGGCAGGGTGCTGCGAAGGCCTTGACCATCTGGGCTTGGAGATGAATAATGGGGCAAATCGAGAACGGCGTCTGGGATGTGCCGCTCTGGAGAGCGGAACGAGCCGGGTGAAAATCTTGGTTATTCCCACCAATGAAGAGTTGGAGATTGCCGAACAGACGGTCACCTGTCTGAGCAGCAGCTAACGAGGAAGCGCACCATGCCTGACAAGACCATTGCCGCAAAAATCATCTTTCTGCTGAGCAGCTGTTTGCTCCTCAGCCTTACCGGGTGCAGCTTGCACAAAAGCGTCCAGCCCTCTTGGGAAAACGGGGTCCTGCGGGTCGGGGTTACCCCGAATTATCCCTGCCTTATTCATAAGGCCGCGGGGACGGGCGTAATTTCCGGATTTGAAGCCGAAGCCGCCGCGTTACTGGCCAAACGGTTACACAGCCGGCTCCAGTTTGTTGAGCTGGAATGGGGCGAGCAGATCCCCGCCCTGGAACGCAAGGAGATTGACATTGTCATGTCCGCCATGTCCATCACAGAGATGCGTAAAATCCGAGTGGCCTTCAGCGAACCGTACCTCACCATCAGCCAAATGGCCCTGACCACCAAGGAGGGGGAAGAAAAGTTTCCCTCCGTCCAGGCAATTCTTGCCTCCCGCACCGCCATCGGCGTAGAAAAGGGAACCACCGGAGATGTCTTTGTCCAGCGCTATTGCCCCACAGCGGAACCGTTTTTCTTCTCCTCGCCGGATGCGGCCGTGCAAGCCCTCCGCGACAAGCGCATCGAGCTGTACATCGACGACGGCCCGATCCTCGGCGCCTATGCCGCCGCAAACGAGGACGAGGGGCTGGTCCTGCTCAAGACTCCTTTGACCAAGGAAGAGCTTGCCTGGGCGGTCCGCCGGGATGATCAGTCTCTGCTCAAAAAGGTGAACTTTGCCTTGGAGACATGGAAAGAAGATGGGACCCTCGAGAAACTCCTGAAAAAATGGCTGCCCGCTGAGAACTGAACGCCGGACGCGCGTCAGGTTTGCTGGGCCTTGCGCCACCCCGCCGCCTTAAGGCGGGCGATGCGCTCGATATTCCAGCTCTGGATGACCTGAAGATATTGCCGTTGATCCTCGCGCTGGAGGGCCATGATCTTTTCTTTTTCTTCCCGGATATCCTCCCGCTCGCCAGGATACATCTCCAGCCAACAGGCATACCCCTGATCAAAGAGAAATTCCGGGCAAACCGCCCCAGGTTCCAGCTGCAATTTTGCCGTGAGCAGCATGGTGGCGAGGAGCATATCATACTCAACCACCCAACCGTTGTCATTGAGCATGGAGCGGACATCAAAGCCGGTGTCTCCCGGGCAATTCGGACAGAATACCCGCTGGATCACGGCTGAATGCAAAAGATTGTCGCGGAGATGAAACTGAACGGTTTTGCTGCCGCACTCGCAGGTTTTTCGCACATCAATGCACATATCGCCCCTCTGTTCTGCTGTTTCGTTCTTTTTTCCTGAGGCCAGAAATCCCTTCCGCCTTCTGGCCGGGATTTTCAGTACTTTCTCGGCAGCGGAGATGAATCCTTGCGGCCATCGATCATCTTCTGGAGTTGCTGACGTTCGGCCCGGGCATCGGCAAGTTCGCCCTGGATCGCCGCCTCCTCCTCCGGCAAGGCGGAAAGCAAAAGTTTTTCCAACCGCCCCACCTGTTGTTGCGCCCGATAGAGTTCCCGAGCCAAATCCCGTAAAGACATGCGTCTCCCTGTGTGCTTTCTATTTTTGTAAAACCCGAAAAGCGGTCAGGGCAGCGCCATGAAGACCCGCTCTCTCCGCCATGATCATCCTAACCGGGATAGAGGAAAGGATCCCGGCCATGCGCCCTTTACCGACAAAGCGCGCCATGAATCGCTTCGGATCAAAGACGGGAAGAAGCTTGGGCAGCATGCCGCCCCCCAGATAGAGCCCCCCGGTGGCAAGAAACTTGAGGGCCATGTTGCCCGCCTCGGCTGCGAGAATTGCAAAAAAAATCTCCAGGGTCAGGCGGGCAACCCCGCCATCTTTTTCCTGGGCCTGAGCCACAATAACCGGTGTCATATCAGGCACATCGGCCAATGCCGCCGCTAACTCGGGGGGGACCTGCATCCCTGCCCCTTCGGTCAGATAGCGATAGATATTCGGGATTCCTTTTCCGGAACAGACCAGCTCGTAGCTCACATGGCCGTGTGCCGCCCGCAAAAAGGAAAGCAGCGCTTCCTCCATCTCCGAGGTGGGGGCAAAATCGGCATGCCCTCCCTCCGATGGGTAGGCGGCATAGCCCGTGCCGCTCCAGCAAAGATAGGCTTCGCCAAGCCCTGTCCCGGGGGCAAGGACCGCCATGCTGCCTTGGGGGACAGGGGTCCCGCAATTTACCACCAAAAGATCTTCCGGCGGCAAAATCGTCACCGACTCGGCCACGGCCACCAGATCGTTCAGGACAAGAACCTCGGCAAACCGGAACCGATCCCGCAAGGCCTCCTGATCAATGAGCCAGCCCAGGTTGGTCATCCGGACCCGCCCGCCGACCACCGGCCCGGCCACGCCAAAGACCGCCACCTGCGGAGACTCCTCAGGGCCGCGGAGAAAATCAGCGATTATTCCGGAGAAATCGCCATAATCGCTGCTGGCGAAGCGCTGTTCCCTGACCAGGCAATACCCATCACCTGTTGTGCTATACAGGGCCAAAATGGTTTTTGTCCCGCCCAGATCACCTGCCAGAAAATAACCCATTTTCCCTCCAAGCATGGGGGTAAAACCCGCCCTCACCGTAAACGGGCTCTGCCCTAGCAAAAGAGGCCGTCCCCATACGGAGGCGGCCTCTTACAAAAACGTGCACTCTCAGGGACTTACCGGAATAGGCAAGCACCCGCCTCGGCTATCAGTCTGAACCCTTACCCCCCTCAACCAGTCGGGTGAGATGTCCAATATTGTCACGGAGCATCATGGTCTGAGCGGTGACCGCCTCGGAGGCTGCGGCCAGTTCCTCGGCATTGGCCGCCATCTGCTGGGTGCCGGTGTCCATCTCGGTTACGGCCTTGTTGATCTGGAGCACTCCCTGGGTCTGCTCATGGGACGCGGTAGAGATCTCCTCCACCAGGATAGCCACCTTCCGGGAGCCATCCACCACATCCTTGGATTCCGCCACGACCTCATTCACCTTCTGCAACCCATCATTGACATTGCCGATGGCCCGCTCAATCAGATCACTGGAGCTTCTTGCCGATTTGGCGGTGCGTTGCGCAAGATTGCGCACCTCATCGGCAACCACGGCAAAACCTTGACCCTGTTCCCCGGCCCTGGCCGCTTCCACCGCCGCATTCAAGGCGAGAAGATTGGTCTGGAAGGCGATCGCTTCGATCTCACGGATGATGGAAGCGATCTCGTCACTATCCTTCTTGATGTTCTGCATGGAAATCTGCATCGCCGCGACATTGACATTTGCCCTGGAACCAATCGATTCATTCTGTTTCATCGAGGAATTGGCCTCATGGGAATTGGTGTCATTCTGCTGGACCATGGCAGTGATCTCTTCCAGGGAAGCACTGGTCTCTTCCAGCGAGGCGGCCATCTCCGAGGCCATTTCCGCCACCATTTGAGAGGTGCTTGCCGTCGCCTGTGCCTCTTCGGAGATGCGGTCGGCGCTCTCGTCCAGATCGCTGACAATGGCGTTGATGGAGTGGACCAGCATCTGCACGACAAAAAAGGCGAACAAACAAACAACCAAAAGGGAGATCGCCCCGCCAACGATGAAGAAGAGACCGAACTTCTTCACCTCAGCCATGGCCTCGGCCTTGGTGGCTTCCTGCCCTCCGCGCAACTGATCAACCGCAGTCTTGGTGCTTCCCATCAGGCTGTAATACTTTTCAAAAAATTCCCCGTCAAAGGCCTCCAGGGCATTGGCCTTGTCCCCTTTTTCCAGGGAGGGCAGGATCTTTTTGTTGATGATCTCGTCCATCTTCGGCCAGGAAGCGGCCAGCTCTTCATAGGAGGCAACCACATCCGAGGCTACATCCACAGCATGACAAGAGCCGCAATACAATTTTTTGCTTTCCGGCTTGACGAGGCTACCCTGCATTTCGACAATGGCCTCCTCAAACTTCTTACTGGTGGTTTTGAGGCCACTCAAGGTTTCCGGATCGTACTCCATGATCTGGCCCTTGAGGATGCTGTTGAGAAGGTTGAGGTTGAGGCGGATGCGAGCGACCTTGTCGATATAGTCCATCTTGAGTTCGATCCCGGTATACATCGCACCACCGATCTGCACCCGCTGGATGATGTACTGAGCAATCCCAACGCTTGAGACCATGGACAACGCAACAAACCCGACCAGAACAAAAAGTTTTACCCGCAGGCTCAAGCTGTCAAACCATCTTTTCATAGCGCCCCCTCAATGCGTGCCTCGTTAAATCCAAATCAAACAATTTTAACATTATA
Proteins encoded in this window:
- a CDS encoding PilZ domain-containing protein; translation: MEESEVEIVRDAGAVGRVFEQMLERRKTLSIVQHGHRSDAWVVKVSSARLILAKRDKGSKFTTEEVEFQFRDVLGRNIVGKSRIFRLKDDYLELALPAEISIIQRRHAYRVVPTAESMAIFLTASKWLLAGRIDDLSSNGVLVRLPQATPVVVPSDIKAVSLQLNHAVPADEYGAPARVESQLVRLETATIARKADNGTTKFASYGIHFIPPSAGERQLAQMILMFERAARQKGLSA
- the pta gene encoding phosphate acetyltransferase, with the protein product MAQSVYIVAIGPQSGKSVVALGIMELLSRRLRRVGYFRPIIPSHAAADNNLQLIKLRYRLAFDYDEMFALSHDEAQHLTAEGRTDQILKTILNKYRQLESKCDFILCEGTDFSGLSLPFEFEFNAEVVNNLGCTIMLLLNCHNKSPADILDALHVAQDSFLKKGCTILASVVNRVDPLLMGTVREKLTEYGQGAGPVYILPEEPFLGKPTVGEIAKALDAQILMCDPEEMNREVSDFKVAAMNLPHFLDHLVEGDLIIAPGDRSDIILGSLAANFSSTYPSIAGLLLSGGFVPDPQISLLLQGLSYRGTVPIISVQTDTYTTAMNASAVPPMLTPENDRKIAAALGLFETHIDLAELEGRISLIKSTRVTPLMFEYNLVEMAQKQRQHIVLPEGAEERILRASEMLTRRGVAQITLLGDPAEIRSTASNLGLSLSGIEIIDPLTSALRTDFAQTYFALRQHKGITEKTAFDTVGDVNYFGTMMIHKGLADGMVSGAVHTTGDTIRPALQIIRTQPDVSLVSSVFLMCLADRVLVYGDCAVNPEPNAQQLAEIAISSAQTAKLYGIDPLVAMCSYATGASGKGADVDKVREATRIAKELRPELKIEGPIQYDAAVDAGVAKTKLPESQVAGKATVFIFPDLNTGNNLYKAVQRSANAVAIGPVLQGLNKPVNDLSRGCTVPDIVNTVAITAIQAQAARTSQGKTP
- a CDS encoding peptide chain release factor 3 produces the protein MSSLLEKEIKRRRTFGIISHPDAGKTTLTEKLLLFGGAIQMAGAVKSRKTDNHAVSDWMAIEKERGISVTTSVMQFNYRDFEVNLLDTPGHKDFSEDTYRVLTAVDSALMVIDSAKGVEAQTEKLMEVCRMRNTPVITFINKLDREGREPLDILSEIEEKLQIECTPLTWPIGMGKGFKGVYNIMRQELNLFTPSKDRRPQDSIMVKDLDDPLLEQMLGSYADRLREDLELLAGAASPFDHKEYLKASQTPVFFGSAVNNFGVKELLDAFVELAPPPGPRATTTRMVSPDEEAFSGFTFKIQANMNPAHRDRIAFFRICSGKFTKGMKVMHHRLGKEVALANATIFMAQDRTNVEEAWPGDIIGIHNHGTIKIGDTFSDKEPLKFTGIPNFAPEHFRRVLIKNPLKIKQLNKGLVQLAEEGAVQLFRPTMGSDYILGAVGVLQFEVTMARLKAEYGVDAVYEPVSYATARWIDCEDRKKLDAFKSKNLAHLALDAEGHLAYLAESEWRLGRVQELFPEIVFRKTREHS
- a CDS encoding ABC-F family ATP-binding cassette domain-containing protein, producing the protein MIHLTNISKQHGSQVLFANASLQILPGIRTGLVGPNGAGKSTIFRLITGEEEPDKGEITCAKKTVIGYFSQEVGEMSGRSALEETMAAVSEVLRLGEELKVMEAAMALPMEDEAMTALLTKYGDAMEEFEHRGGYDLESRAQAVLTGLGIGPEDFNRPVESFSGGWKMRIALARILTMNPDVLLLDEPTNHLDVESIVWLEEWLAKEFKGAVLMTCHDRDFMNRLVSRIIEVANSTITTYSGNYDFYLREREIRREQLAASFRRQQEMLAKEEDFIARFAARASHASQVQSRVKKLEKIERIELPVEQRVISFEFNEPPRSGDDVVRMEGLAKSWPLDGGGERPVFSGISGVIQRGEKVAVVGVNGAGKSTFLKVLAGQTEPSSGSATIGANVSLGYFSQHAMDVLVPERTVFDTVQDALPQANIGTVRNLCAAFLFQGDTVDKQIKLLSGGEKSRVVLATMLAKPLNFLILDEPTNHLDIQSREILLGALQKFTGTVVLVSHDRHFLRSLVNRVMEVDHGEMRSYGGDYEYYLRKSGHLPQ
- a CDS encoding acetate/propionate family kinase is translated as MKVLVLNSGSSSIKYQLFDMRDESVLAAGSIEQIGEPGSHLSYALPTGQPEMKKAVQTLPVPDHHQGFQRIAAVLKETGALANPGELHAIGHRVVHGGEQFQKPARVTPAVLSAIRELIPLAPLHNPANLLGIEVALESAPLVPQVAVFDTAFHQSLPSHAYRYAIPKKLYEAHQVRRYGFHGTSHYYVAKKAAEFLGKPLDSLNLISLHLGNGASAAAIQQGICIDTSMGFTPLEGLIMGTRCGDLDPAIIFYLVRETGLSAGEIETILNKESGLKGICGANDMRAVGELAERGNPEAQLAIRMYCYRIKKYIGAYHAVLGRLDGLIFTGGIGENADFIRAGCCEGLDHLGLEMNNGANRERRLGCAALESGTSRVKILVIPTNEELEIAEQTVTCLSSS